A region from the Vicia villosa cultivar HV-30 ecotype Madison, WI linkage group LG3, Vvil1.0, whole genome shotgun sequence genome encodes:
- the LOC131660960 gene encoding RING-H2 finger protein ATL11-like, whose translation MNTFPLKFHFNSNYALPYLLLLSTTLFLPPTTAQIPNDLSPPPPGKISALKFDKSMAIVLVILVVVFFILGFLSVYTRQCAEQRMRGRFDLSVPIVGSHRRQRGLDSEIIETFPTFVYSAVKGHKIGRTLLECAVCLNEFQDDETLRLIPNCSHVFHPECIDAWLVNHSTCPVCRANLIPKPGESSFVSVLIPDPDVSNSDNPTRNNNDSEINLSPSPKVNYSVTPNRARPVRSSSTGFKIGSWFPRSHSTGHSLVQEGENYERFTLRLPEEVRNRLVGSTPSHVASCGVTFTREGSGRRGFRTRSVGSSAPGRNYEWFNRPDRRGFSWTPPFMGRTGSSWLKNKSPGKLDDVGERSSDRLFAGNRG comes from the coding sequence ATGAACACTTTCCCTCTCAAATTTCATTTCAATTCCAATTATGCCCTCCCCTACCTCCTCCTTCTCTCCACCACCCTCTTCCTACCGCCAACCACCGCACAGATTCCGAATGACCTATCACCACCACCGCCAGGCAAAATCTCCGCCCTCAAATTCGATAAATCCATGGCCATCGTCCTAGTCATCCTAGTCGTCGTGTTTTTCATCCTCGGTTTCCTCTCCGTCTACACTCGCCAGTGCGCAGAGCAAAGGATGAGAGGAAGATTCGACCTATCGGTTCCGATCGTCGGAAGCCACCGGAGACAACGCGGACTCGACTCCGAAATCATCGAAACGTTTCCTACCTTTGTTTACTCCGCCGTGAAAGGACACAAAATCGGAAGAACCCTGCTAGAATGCGCCGTGTGTTTAAACGAGTTCCAAGACGATGAAACGCTGCGTTTGATTCCGAATTGTAGCCACGTGTTTCATCCTGAATGCATCGATGCTTGGCTTGTTAATCACTCCACTTGCCCCGTTTGTCGCGCCAATTTGATTCCGAAACCCGGAGAATCTTCTTTCGTTTCGGTTCTAATTCCGGATCCAGATGTATCCAATTCAGATAACCCGACCCGGAATAACAATGATTCCGAAATTAATCTTTCACCTTCTCCTAAAGTGAATTATTCAGTTACACCGAACCGGGCCCGACCCGTTCGGTCAAGCTCAACCGGTTTTAAAATTGGAAGCTGGTTTCCGCGGTCACATTCCACGGGTCATTCTCTGGTTCAAGAAGGTGAGAATTACGAGCGGTTCACTTTGAGATTACCGGAGGAGGTGAGGAACCGGTTGGTGGGTTCAACACCGAGCCACGTGGCAAGTTGTGGTGTTACGTTTACTCGAGAGGGGAGTGGGAGGAGGGGTTTTAGAACGAGGAGTGTGGGGAGTAGTGCTCCTGGGAGGAACTATGAGTGGTTTAACCGGCCGGACCGGAGGGGATTTTCTTGGACGCCGCCGTTTATGGGTCGAACCGGTTCGAGTTGGTTGAAGAATAAGTCGCCTGGGAAATTGGATGATGTGGGAGAACGGTCTTCTGATCGGTTGTTTGCAGGTAATCGGGGTTAG
- the LOC131655382 gene encoding uncharacterized protein LOC131655382 isoform X1 — MNNRKIDSFFKRKACEIEREERDEEIIIPTFEPETILEIPRIEEHHGFENSLERDPGKRRPIWQYPPNQVDAIQRAYLKWGPYQIPLDNYPLSGNADHPRRFQHTWFSIFPSWLEYSPSEDAAYCLPCYLFSKKPSGRPGSHVFISTGFRTWKKVRNGKHCSFLKHIGMDPCSPHNNAMQACQDLLNQDCHIRNVIQVQSSSQRMSNRLRLKTSIDTVRWLTLQACALRGHDETSNSRNQGNFLELLKLLASYNDEIAKVVLENAPQNCKYTSHQIQKELLQILSSRVKKHIREEIGDSKFCIVVDEARDESKKEQMALVLRFVDKVGLIQERFFDVAHVKDTTSLTLKEAICDILSRHNLDVSNIRGQGYDGASNMRGEWNGLQALFMKDCPYAYYVHCFAHRLQLALVTASREVKPIHKFFDKLIFVVNVVCSSTKRHDELQASQLEEIAHLLEIGEIVTGKGSNQIGTLKRAGDTRWGSHYNSICSLINMYEATCSVLKKIAKERGNYATRGDADSSYNYLKAFDFIFILHLMKEIMGITDMLCQALQKQNQDVVNAMDLVRSTKSFIQDLRENGWDILFSTVTSFCEKHGIEIPDLNDIHSATRFGRSRLEENQVTIQHYFKVEIFFTTIDKQLQELNSRFSEQAMDLLTLSCALPPKDEYKAFNIDTICSLVEKYYPMDFSDQEKNNLQFQLRHFLFVARQASNLNNLSTIQELCSCLVETGQAEIYFLIDWLLRLIMTLPVSTATTERSFSAMKIIKTKLRNKMDAGFLRDSMTVYIEREISANISSESIIEDFKSLGTRKALL; from the coding sequence atgaataaTAGAAAAATTGATTCGTTTTTCAAGAGGAAAGCATGTGAAATTGAAAGAGaggagagggatgaagaaattaTAATTCCGACATTTGAACCTGAAACAATTCTTGAGAttccaagaattgaagagcatCATGGGTTTGAAAATTCTTTGGAACGTGATCCTGGAAAGCGTCGTCCGATTTGGCAATATCCACCAAATCAAGTGGATGCAATACAAAGAGCTTATCTAAAATGGGGTCCATATCAAATTCCTTTAGACAACTATCCTTTGTCTGGTAATGCGGATCATCCAAGAAGGTTTCAACACACTTGGTTTAGCATATTTCCCTCTTGGTTAGAATATTCACCATCTGAAGATGCTGCATACTGCTTACCTTGTTACCTTTTTAGCAAAAAACCAAGTGGACGTCCCGGATCACATGTCTTCATTTCTACGGGATTTAGAACTTGGAAGAAAGTTAGGAATGGAAAACATTGTTCCTTTCTTAAACACATAGGGATGGATCCATGTTCGCCACACAACAATGCAATGCAAGCTTGTCAAGACTTGTTGAATCAAGATTGTCATATCAGAAATGTTATTCAAGTTCAAAGTTCAAGTCAAAGAATGAGTAACCGGCTTCGTCTCAAAACTTCAATTGACACTGTTCGTTGGTTAACACTTCAAGCTTGTGCTTTAAGGGGTCATGATGAAACTAGCAATTCAAGAAATCAAGGTAACTTTCTCGAATTGTTAAAACTTTTAGCATCTTACAATGATGAAATTGCAAAAGTTGTGTTGGAAAATGCTCCACAAAATTGCAAATATACCtcacatcaaattcaaaaagagctCTTGCAAATTCTTTCTAGTAGGGTGAAAAAACATATTCGTGAGGAAATTGGTGATTCCAAATTTTGTATTGTTGTAGATGAAGCTCGCGATGAGTCAAAAAAGGAACAAATGGCTCTTGTATTAAGATTTGTTGATAAAGTTGGTTTAATACAAGAGAGATTTTTTGATGTGGCACATGTTAAAGACACCACGTCTTTAACTCTTAAGGAAGCAATATGTGATATCCTCTCTCGACATAACCTTGATGTGTCTAACATTCGCGGACAAGGGTATGATGGTGCTAGCAACATGAGAGGAGAATGGAATGGTTTACAAGCACTCTTTATGAAGGATTGTCCTTATGCATACTATGTTCATTGTTTTGCTCATCGATTGCAACTTGCCTTGGTTACAGCATCAAGAGAAGTCAAACCAATTCATAAATTCTTTGATAAACTGATTTTTGTAGTCAATGTTGTTTGTTCTTCCACTAAGCGTCATGATGAGTTACAAGCTTCCCAATTAGAAGAGATTGCACATTTGTTAGAGATTGGTGAGATTGTAACTGGTAAAGGTTCAAATCAAATTGGTACTTTGAAACGAGCTGGAGATACCCGTTGGGGATCACATTACAATTCTATTTGTAGCTTGATAAACATGTACGAAGCAACTtgttcagttttaaaaaaaattgcaaaagaaAGGGGAAATTATGCTACACGTGGGGATGCAGATAGTTCTTACAATTACTTGAaggcatttgattttatatttattttgcatttGATGAAAGAAATTATGGGGATAACAGATATGCTTTGTCAAGCCTTGCAAAAACAAAATCAAGATGTAGTTAATGCCATGGACTTGGTTCGTTCAACAAAAAGTTTTATTCAAGACTTGAGAGAAAATGGTTGGGATATATTGTTTAGTACAGTGACATCTTTTTGTGAAAAGCATGGTATTGAGATTCCTGATCTTAATGATATTCATTCAGCAACAAGATTTGGACGATCTCGCCTTGAAGAAAATCAAGTCACAATTCAACATTACTTCAAAGTTGAAATCTTTTTCACTACCATTGACAAACAGTTGCAAGAGTTGAATAGCAGATTTAGTGAGCAGGCAATGGATTTGTTAACTCTTTCTTGTGCTTTGCCTCCTAAGGATGAGTATAAAGCTTTTAACATTGATACTATTTGTTCTCTAGTTGAAAAATATTATCCTATGGATTTTAGTGATCAAGAGAAgaataatttgcaatttcaactTCGGCATTTTCTATTTGTTGCTCGCCAAGCATCAAATTTGAATAATTTATCAACTATTCAAGAGCTATGTTCATGTTTAGTGGAAACTGGACAAGCTGAAATTTATTTCTTGATTGATTGGCTACTTCGCCTTATCATGACTCTTCCAGTTTCTACGGCAACAACTGAGAGGTCTTTTTCAGCAATGAAAATTATCAAGACTAAGTTGAGAAACAAGATGGATGCTGGGTTTCTAAGAGATAGCATGACAGTTTATATTGAAAGGGAGATTAGTGCAAACATTAGTTCTGAGTCTATTATTGAAGATTTCAAGTCACTCGGAACACGTAAAGCTTTATTATAA
- the LOC131655382 gene encoding uncharacterized protein LOC131655382 isoform X2: protein MNNRKIDSFFKRKACEIEREERDEEIIIPTFEPETILEIPRIEEHHGFENSLERDPGKRRPIWQYPPNQVDAIQRAYLKWGPYQIPLDNYPLSGNADHPRRFQHTWFSIFPSWLEYSPSEDAAYCLPCYLFSKKPSGRPGSHVFISTGFRTWKKVRNGKHCSFLKHIGMDPCSPHNNAMQACQDLLNQDCHIRNVIQVQSSSQRMSNRLRLKTSIDTVRWLTLQACALRGHDETSNSRNQDEARDESKKEQMALVLRFVDKVGLIQERFFDVAHVKDTTSLTLKEAICDILSRHNLDVSNIRGQGYDGASNMRGEWNGLQALFMKDCPYAYYVHCFAHRLQLALVTASREVKPIHKFFDKLIFVVNVVCSSTKRHDELQASQLEEIAHLLEIGEIVTGKGSNQIGTLKRAGDTRWGSHYNSICSLINMYEATCSVLKKIAKERGNYATRGDADSSYNYLKAFDFIFILHLMKEIMGITDMLCQALQKQNQDVVNAMDLVRSTKSFIQDLRENGWDILFSTVTSFCEKHGIEIPDLNDIHSATRFGRSRLEENQVTIQHYFKVEIFFTTIDKQLQELNSRFSEQAMDLLTLSCALPPKDEYKAFNIDTICSLVEKYYPMDFSDQEKNNLQFQLRHFLFVARQASNLNNLSTIQELCSCLVETGQAEIYFLIDWLLRLIMTLPVSTATTERSFSAMKIIKTKLRNKMDAGFLRDSMTVYIEREISANISSESIIEDFKSLGTRKALL, encoded by the exons atgaataaTAGAAAAATTGATTCGTTTTTCAAGAGGAAAGCATGTGAAATTGAAAGAGaggagagggatgaagaaattaTAATTCCGACATTTGAACCTGAAACAATTCTTGAGAttccaagaattgaagagcatCATGGGTTTGAAAATTCTTTGGAACGTGATCCTGGAAAGCGTCGTCCGATTTGGCAATATCCACCAAATCAAGTGGATGCAATACAAAGAGCTTATCTAAAATGGGGTCCATATCAAATTCCTTTAGACAACTATCCTTTGTCTGGTAATGCGGATCATCCAAGAAGGTTTCAACACACTTGGTTTAGCATATTTCCCTCTTGGTTAGAATATTCACCATCTGAAGATGCTGCATACTGCTTACCTTGTTACCTTTTTAGCAAAAAACCAAGTGGACGTCCCGGATCACATGTCTTCATTTCTACGGGATTTAGAACTTGGAAGAAAGTTAGGAATGGAAAACATTGTTCCTTTCTTAAACACATAGGGATGGATCCATGTTCGCCACACAACAATGCAATGCAAGCTTGTCAAGACTTGTTGAATCAAGATTGTCATATCAGAAATGTTATTCAAGTTCAAAGTTCAAGTCAAAGAATGAGTAACCGGCTTCGTCTCAAAACTTCAATTGACACTGTTCGTTGGTTAACACTTCAAGCTTGTGCTTTAAGGGGTCATGATGAAACTAGCAATTCAAGAAATCAAG ATGAAGCTCGCGATGAGTCAAAAAAGGAACAAATGGCTCTTGTATTAAGATTTGTTGATAAAGTTGGTTTAATACAAGAGAGATTTTTTGATGTGGCACATGTTAAAGACACCACGTCTTTAACTCTTAAGGAAGCAATATGTGATATCCTCTCTCGACATAACCTTGATGTGTCTAACATTCGCGGACAAGGGTATGATGGTGCTAGCAACATGAGAGGAGAATGGAATGGTTTACAAGCACTCTTTATGAAGGATTGTCCTTATGCATACTATGTTCATTGTTTTGCTCATCGATTGCAACTTGCCTTGGTTACAGCATCAAGAGAAGTCAAACCAATTCATAAATTCTTTGATAAACTGATTTTTGTAGTCAATGTTGTTTGTTCTTCCACTAAGCGTCATGATGAGTTACAAGCTTCCCAATTAGAAGAGATTGCACATTTGTTAGAGATTGGTGAGATTGTAACTGGTAAAGGTTCAAATCAAATTGGTACTTTGAAACGAGCTGGAGATACCCGTTGGGGATCACATTACAATTCTATTTGTAGCTTGATAAACATGTACGAAGCAACTtgttcagttttaaaaaaaattgcaaaagaaAGGGGAAATTATGCTACACGTGGGGATGCAGATAGTTCTTACAATTACTTGAaggcatttgattttatatttattttgcatttGATGAAAGAAATTATGGGGATAACAGATATGCTTTGTCAAGCCTTGCAAAAACAAAATCAAGATGTAGTTAATGCCATGGACTTGGTTCGTTCAACAAAAAGTTTTATTCAAGACTTGAGAGAAAATGGTTGGGATATATTGTTTAGTACAGTGACATCTTTTTGTGAAAAGCATGGTATTGAGATTCCTGATCTTAATGATATTCATTCAGCAACAAGATTTGGACGATCTCGCCTTGAAGAAAATCAAGTCACAATTCAACATTACTTCAAAGTTGAAATCTTTTTCACTACCATTGACAAACAGTTGCAAGAGTTGAATAGCAGATTTAGTGAGCAGGCAATGGATTTGTTAACTCTTTCTTGTGCTTTGCCTCCTAAGGATGAGTATAAAGCTTTTAACATTGATACTATTTGTTCTCTAGTTGAAAAATATTATCCTATGGATTTTAGTGATCAAGAGAAgaataatttgcaatttcaactTCGGCATTTTCTATTTGTTGCTCGCCAAGCATCAAATTTGAATAATTTATCAACTATTCAAGAGCTATGTTCATGTTTAGTGGAAACTGGACAAGCTGAAATTTATTTCTTGATTGATTGGCTACTTCGCCTTATCATGACTCTTCCAGTTTCTACGGCAACAACTGAGAGGTCTTTTTCAGCAATGAAAATTATCAAGACTAAGTTGAGAAACAAGATGGATGCTGGGTTTCTAAGAGATAGCATGACAGTTTATATTGAAAGGGAGATTAGTGCAAACATTAGTTCTGAGTCTATTATTGAAGATTTCAAGTCACTCGGAACACGTAAAGCTTTATTATAA